Proteins encoded together in one Triticum dicoccoides isolate Atlit2015 ecotype Zavitan chromosome 7B, WEW_v2.0, whole genome shotgun sequence window:
- the LOC119336868 gene encoding uncharacterized protein LOC119336868, whose amino-acid sequence MASIGNGKPDAQGQERQAARLLPPAEVPPPHTDAGLVVLFDLLRRRVDGFPTWMLPAYLVHGVDVYGHHPQDLLRRHPPATSPDGKRASYFVNLVRPLTATDARRSRVVPGGFWKSERAPVPVEAAPDKMIGTKQAFSFISKEAEHKGGPRGGFIMHELLLPGQAGRLAGGDELALSKVYPSPRVATKKRSRSQGQGPTASATRTAAASSAPAPTSSPPLLQRSCDVFSSARSSSAVSSPPPSLEPPASSAPPSLEASSLGPASSAPGPASSSPPPIQGSASSPRHRQGAAKRVLLLEVGDSPPREGHNISCHQVYRAMEVLGPGRHVPIDCADLFLLDSGKGKRQRTAAEF is encoded by the coding sequence ATGGCCTCAATCGGCAACGGCAAGCCCGATGCCCAGGGCCAGGAGCGCCAGGCGGCGAGGCTCCTGCCGCCGGCCGAGGTGCCGCCTCCGCACACAGACGCGGGCCTCGTGGTGCTGTTCGACCTCCTACGACGACGGGTCGACGGATTCCCCACCTGGATGCTCCCCGCCTACCTCGTCCACGGAGTCGACGTCTACGGCCACCACCCGCAGGATCTGCTGCGGCGCCATCCGCCGGCGACATCGCCCGACGGCAAGCGTGCCTCCTACTTCGTGAACCTGGTACGCCCCCTCACCGCGACGGATGCAAGAAGAAGCAGGGTCGTGCCGGGGGGGTTCTGGAAGTCGGAgcgcgcccccgtccccgtcgaagCCGCCCCCGACAAGATGATCGGAACCAAGCAGGCCTTCTCTTTCATCTCCAAGGAGGCGGAGCACAAGGGTGGACCCCGCGGCGGGTTCATCATGCACGAGCTCCTTCTCCCCGGCCAGGCAGGACGCCTCGCCGGCGGGGACGAGCTGGCGCTCTCAAAGGTCTACCCGTCTCCGCGCGTCGCCACCAAGAAGAGGTCCAGGTCCCAGGGACAGGGACCGACCGCCAGCGCAACAAGGACCGCGGCCGCCTCCTCTGCTCCAGCGCCGACGTCTTCGCCGCCTCTGCTCCAGCGCTCCTGCGACGTCTTCAGCAGCGCAAGAAGCAGCAGCGCCGTCTCCTCTCCGCCTCCTTCCCTGGAGCCGCCGGCCTCCTCTGCTCCGCCTTCCCTGGAGGCCTCGTCTCTCGGGCCGGCATCCTCTGCGCCGGGGCCGGCATCCTCTTCTCCGCCCCCCATCCAGGGATCAGCATCGTCTCCACGGCACCGGCAGGGTGCCGCCAAGAGGGTGCTCCTCCTGGAGGTGGGCGACTCCCCCCCGAGGGAAGGCCACAACATTTCGTGCCACCAGGTCTACCGCGCCATGGAGGTTCTTGGACCCGGGAGGCATGTCCCCATCGACTGCGCTGACCTCTTCCTGCTTGACAGCGGGAAGGGGAAGAGGCAGCGGACGGCTGCAGAGTTTTGA